A region of Rhizorhabdus wittichii RW1 DNA encodes the following proteins:
- a CDS encoding FAD dependent oxidoreductase (PFAM: FAD dependent oxidoreductase), giving the protein MTPPGRVWRVDPPSIRPAPLAGDLAAEVLVIGAGFAGLAAALELAEAGRSVVLLEAGEIGDGASAASAGQVAPLMYGARRTPEQVAATLGAVRGARLNHRVAASGRWLFDRIAALGIDAQARHGLVAVHRSEASLAAAAGLYAQWEPYGARVERVDRDELRGLVGSDRYAGGYRWVDGGIVDPARLVDGLAFAAARAGAIVHSRSRVTALRRLAAGWEARSAGGGVAARHVIVATGSAGLPAWPALARTVYAAPVAIAATAPLPDHAATLLPRGGPIADLDDKAVFSPAVTADGRLLVSFLMNGLRADLDRAPGPARRRLARAFPGWSQPPFETLSWGRVALTPDGLPRLIRGGEGLVGVTGCNGAGLTLGILAGREAARWAMGTAEGELVLPLSSPKALPLARVLPVLLRNLLVPIANRVGV; this is encoded by the coding sequence GTGACGCCGCCCGGCCGGGTCTGGCGGGTCGATCCGCCCAGCATCCGGCCGGCGCCGCTGGCGGGCGACCTCGCCGCCGAGGTGCTGGTGATCGGCGCCGGCTTCGCGGGCCTCGCCGCCGCGCTCGAACTGGCGGAGGCGGGGCGTTCGGTCGTGCTGCTCGAAGCCGGGGAGATCGGCGACGGCGCGTCGGCGGCCAGCGCCGGGCAGGTCGCGCCATTGATGTACGGCGCGCGCCGCACGCCCGAACAGGTGGCGGCGACGCTTGGCGCCGTGCGCGGCGCGCGGCTCAACCACAGGGTCGCGGCGTCGGGCCGCTGGCTGTTCGACCGGATCGCCGCGCTCGGCATCGACGCGCAGGCGCGCCACGGCCTCGTCGCCGTCCACCGCAGCGAGGCGAGCCTCGCCGCTGCCGCCGGCCTCTATGCGCAGTGGGAACCCTATGGCGCGCGGGTCGAGCGGGTCGATCGCGACGAGCTGCGCGGGCTGGTCGGGTCGGACCGCTATGCCGGCGGCTATCGCTGGGTCGACGGCGGGATCGTCGATCCGGCGCGGCTGGTCGACGGGCTCGCGTTCGCGGCCGCCCGCGCCGGGGCGATCGTCCATAGCCGCAGCCGGGTGACGGCGCTGCGCCGGCTGGCGGCGGGCTGGGAAGCGCGCAGTGCCGGCGGCGGCGTCGCCGCGCGCCACGTCATCGTCGCGACCGGCAGCGCCGGGCTGCCCGCCTGGCCCGCACTCGCCCGCACCGTCTATGCCGCGCCGGTCGCGATCGCCGCCACCGCGCCGCTCCCCGACCACGCCGCCACGCTGCTGCCCCGGGGCGGGCCGATCGCCGACCTCGACGACAAGGCGGTCTTCTCGCCGGCGGTGACGGCGGACGGGCGGCTGCTGGTCAGCTTCCTGATGAACGGGCTGCGCGCGGATCTCGACCGCGCCCCCGGCCCCGCCCGGCGGCGGCTCGCGCGCGCCTTTCCCGGCTGGTCGCAGCCGCCCTTCGAGACGCTGTCCTGGGGCCGGGTCGCGCTGACCCCCGACGGCCTGCCGCGATTGATCCGGGGCGGGGAGGGGCTGGTCGGCGTGACCGGGTGCAACGGCGCCGGGCTGACGCTGGGCATCCTCGCCGGGCGCGAGGCCGCGCGCTGGGCGATGGGCACGGCCGAGGGCGAGCTGGTCCTGCCGCTGTCGTCGCCCAAGGCCCTGCCGCTGGCGCGCGTGCTGCCGGTGCTGCTGCGCAACCTGCTCGTGCCGATCGCCAACCGGGTCGGGGTTTAG
- a CDS encoding phosphoribosylglycinamide synthetase (PFAM: phosphoribosylglycinamide synthetase) — protein MTRIAAPRALPAAAKRALRIMFIARHVHWDGGLHPTDGTHATYHREMRAVLEGMGLDLHLADGYEALFAAPDVDFVFPLLNRGGFLNSEMLLPLLCERRGIPYLGASPILRGLSDDKHLAKRVAVARGLPTAPWALFRRGAPIDLSLCPPAARHVVKPNASSASWGISAAHDLEDVRAAVARLHKEGHDVIVEPFIPGHDIEVSVITLDGEPFILPVQIVEQDDPGYLRTYLEKRNLIDDQAYAIRPLDDDRLRIEATRQAIEMMKEFLPFDYGRFEFRLNAATGALSFMEVNLNCNLWSRKTIAMAAAQIGWSHAELIETILTESLDRHGLLPAERVPDRVAA, from the coding sequence ATGACTCGCATCGCGGCGCCCCGTGCGCTTCCCGCGGCGGCCAAGCGCGCCCTGCGGATCATGTTCATCGCCAGGCATGTCCACTGGGACGGCGGCCTCCACCCGACCGACGGCACCCACGCCACCTATCATCGCGAGATGCGCGCGGTGCTGGAGGGGATGGGCCTCGATCTCCATCTGGCCGACGGCTACGAGGCGCTGTTCGCGGCGCCCGACGTCGACTTCGTCTTCCCGCTGCTCAACCGCGGCGGCTTCCTCAATTCGGAGATGCTGCTGCCGCTGCTCTGCGAGCGGCGCGGCATCCCCTATCTCGGCGCCAGCCCGATCCTGCGCGGCCTGTCCGACGACAAGCATCTCGCCAAGCGGGTCGCGGTCGCGCGCGGCCTGCCGACCGCGCCCTGGGCATTGTTCCGGCGCGGCGCGCCGATCGACCTGTCGCTGTGCCCGCCGGCCGCCAGGCACGTCGTCAAGCCCAACGCCTCCTCGGCGAGTTGGGGGATCAGCGCCGCCCACGACCTGGAGGACGTCCGCGCCGCCGTCGCCCGCCTCCACAAGGAAGGCCATGACGTGATCGTCGAGCCCTTCATCCCCGGCCACGACATCGAGGTGTCGGTGATCACCCTCGACGGCGAGCCGTTCATCCTGCCGGTGCAGATCGTCGAGCAGGACGACCCCGGCTATCTCCGCACCTATCTGGAGAAGCGCAACCTGATCGACGACCAGGCCTATGCGATCCGGCCGCTCGACGACGACCGTCTCCGCATCGAGGCGACGCGCCAGGCGATCGAGATGATGAAGGAATTCCTGCCCTTCGACTATGGCCGCTTCGAGTTCCGCCTGAACGCCGCGACCGGCGCGCTGAGCTTCATGGAGGTCAACCTCAACTGCAACCTCTGGTCGCGCAAGACCATCGCGATGGCGGCGGCGCAGATCGGCTGGAGCCATGCCGAGCTGATCGAGACGATCCTGACCGAGAGCCTCGACCGCCACGGCCTGCTGCCGGCCGAGCGGGTTCCCGATCGTGTCGCGGCCTGA
- a CDS encoding Rieske (2Fe-2S) domain protein (PFAM: Rieske [2Fe-2S] domain protein), with protein MEALAKSAAPRRSSALLREGEDGLFTQSWFPLCLSADLKAGEVRGFDFLDGRVVALRDADGAARVLSAYCPHMGADLCTGEMVDGTVRCPFHFWRYGPDGRCVATESGDPVPPTAKLFAFPTAEKYGCVFVFNGAEPLFELPNFPKPPEGLVWKVGEWDVEMPVDPWVICCNTPDMQHIQVVHGISFDGGEPHGEVEWTTHSMNYQFQGKMRDGTPIGFAVGIYGTSIYWQHGAFDGRWFGFVAPMGLPRPGRSRLFFAVAVEDDPADPDGTRAFLDAMYDLEVGIATEDLPIVRRARFKPGTLTRSDRTLARFFDYLRAHPRAHPSAGHIS; from the coding sequence ATGGAAGCCTTGGCCAAATCCGCTGCTCCACGCCGATCTTCTGCGCTTCTCCGCGAAGGCGAGGATGGGCTGTTCACCCAGAGCTGGTTCCCGCTCTGCCTGTCGGCCGACCTGAAGGCGGGCGAGGTGCGCGGCTTCGATTTCCTCGACGGCCGGGTCGTCGCGCTGCGCGACGCCGACGGCGCGGCACGGGTGCTGAGCGCCTATTGCCCGCATATGGGCGCCGATCTCTGCACCGGGGAGATGGTCGACGGCACGGTGCGCTGCCCCTTCCACTTCTGGCGCTACGGGCCCGACGGCCGGTGCGTCGCGACCGAGTCCGGCGATCCGGTGCCGCCGACCGCGAAGCTGTTCGCCTTTCCGACCGCCGAGAAATATGGCTGCGTCTTCGTCTTCAACGGCGCCGAGCCGCTGTTCGAGCTGCCCAATTTCCCGAAGCCGCCCGAAGGGCTGGTGTGGAAGGTCGGCGAATGGGACGTCGAGATGCCGGTCGATCCCTGGGTGATCTGCTGCAACACGCCCGACATGCAGCATATCCAGGTCGTCCACGGCATCAGCTTCGACGGGGGCGAACCGCATGGGGAGGTCGAATGGACCACCCATTCGATGAACTATCAGTTCCAGGGCAAGATGCGCGACGGCACGCCGATCGGCTTCGCGGTCGGGATCTACGGCACCAGCATCTACTGGCAGCATGGCGCGTTCGACGGCCGCTGGTTCGGCTTCGTCGCGCCGATGGGCCTGCCGCGGCCGGGCCGGTCGCGGCTCTTCTTCGCGGTGGCGGTGGAGGACGATCCCGCCGATCCGGACGGCACCCGCGCCTTCCTCGACGCGATGTACGACCTGGAGGTCGGCATCGCCACCGAGGACCTGCCGATCGTCCGGCGCGCGCGCTTCAAGCCGGGGACGCTGACCCGCAGCGACCGGACGCTGGCGCGCTTCTTCGACTATCTGCGCGCCCATCCGCGCGCCCATCCGTCCGCCGGCCACATCAGCTAG
- a CDS encoding Endoribonuclease L-PSP (PFAM: Endoribonuclease L-PSP): protein MAAQSFHLRPGGEKAFGYAQAVRVGDTLHIAGSLSLDEDFAPLHAGDMGGQIGAAYDAIRRTLAAFGATLSDVVRETIYVTDMDAFIAANGVRMDAYAGWHPATTAVEVRRLAFPECMVEIEVTAVL, encoded by the coding sequence ATGGCGGCGCAGAGCTTCCACCTCCGGCCCGGCGGCGAGAAGGCGTTCGGCTATGCCCAGGCGGTGCGGGTCGGCGACACGCTCCACATCGCCGGCTCGCTGAGCCTCGACGAGGATTTCGCGCCGCTCCATGCCGGCGACATGGGCGGCCAGATCGGCGCGGCCTATGACGCGATCCGCCGCACCCTGGCGGCGTTCGGCGCCACCCTCTCCGATGTCGTGCGCGAGACGATCTACGTCACCGACATGGACGCGTTCATCGCCGCGAACGGGGTCCGCATGGACGCCTATGCCGGCTGGCATCCGGCGACGACGGCGGTCGAGGTGCGGCGGCTGGCCTTCCCCGAATGCATGGTCGAGATCGAAGTGACGGCCGTCCTGTGA
- a CDS encoding Nucleotidyl transferase (PFAM: Nucleotidyl transferase), producing MSRPEAGFTAIVLSAQRAGRVDPLAAAHGLSHKCLVPVGGAPLIAHVAGALSRTPGCRRIIIVVEPAMFGALRLLLKDGPPPVDFVAAADNLADSVLAATDGIDGSIVVTTADNVLLRPDAVRRMVETLDRGADVALAMATRAAVLGAHPEGQRRFYAFRDDAYSNCNLYAFAGRQAATAAESFRSGGQFAKKPLRLVAAAGLANVVLMLLGRLSLAGALARLGRRFRLRIEPVILADGACAIDVDNERTWKVASVLLEAREKSMRAGARTMARVIEAAA from the coding sequence GTGTCGCGGCCTGAGGCGGGCTTCACCGCGATCGTCCTGTCGGCGCAGCGCGCCGGCCGGGTCGATCCGCTCGCCGCGGCGCACGGCCTGTCGCACAAATGCCTGGTCCCGGTCGGCGGCGCGCCGCTGATCGCGCATGTCGCGGGCGCGCTGTCCCGGACGCCGGGCTGCCGCCGCATCATCATCGTCGTCGAGCCGGCGATGTTCGGCGCGCTGCGCCTCCTGTTGAAGGACGGCCCGCCGCCGGTCGATTTCGTCGCGGCGGCCGACAACCTCGCCGACAGCGTGCTCGCCGCGACCGACGGGATCGACGGGTCGATCGTCGTCACCACCGCCGACAATGTCCTGCTGCGCCCCGACGCGGTGCGGCGCATGGTCGAGACGCTCGATCGCGGCGCCGACGTCGCGCTGGCCATGGCGACGCGGGCGGCGGTGCTCGGCGCGCATCCCGAGGGGCAGCGGCGCTTCTACGCGTTCCGCGACGACGCCTATTCGAACTGCAACCTCTACGCCTTCGCCGGCCGCCAGGCGGCGACGGCGGCGGAGAGCTTCCGCAGCGGCGGCCAGTTCGCCAAGAAGCCGCTGCGGCTGGTGGCCGCCGCCGGCCTCGCCAATGTCGTGCTGATGCTGCTCGGCCGGCTGTCGCTGGCGGGAGCGCTGGCGCGGCTCGGCCGCCGCTTCCGGCTGCGCATCGAGCCGGTGATCCTGGCCGACGGCGCCTGCGCGATCGACGTCGACAATGAACGGACCTGGAAGGTCGCCTCGGTGCTGCTCGAAGCGCGCGAGAAAAGCATGCGCGCCGGCGCACGGACGATGGCGCGGGTGATCGAGGCCGCCGCCTAA
- a CDS encoding TonB-dependent receptor (PFAM: TonB-dependent receptor; TonB-dependent receptor, plug), with protein sequence MERRGNHRRIVAALLATATVAALPSPAAAAPTAEDRTGADNGEIGTIVVTARRREENLQNVPDTITAFSPAVIEERRLDTIGDFLQLTPNVNITADQDAATNNISIRGLGSNRNQAAAVAFSVDGVILPDADAFTMDLSDVERLEVLKGPQGALYGKGAIAGAINITTPRPTDTIEGKAEIGYESGDIFRAFGAIGGPIAGDKILARLSVLYRNGDGTIDNDLTGKPANPQDQFRIRGRVILQPSEGLEVDLRASWYDEKAGSVYFSGFDVLGTTGGAITEDIAGRNPNYDGPSSTRRKVTDLSMLVNLDTAIGTLTAITAYDDIKVDFHEDIEVSPLPLVPDTNQLRRTKGFSQELRLTSAGDQPLRYILGGYYQRTTRAIRNVVTLDLCLFAGTCFAPGGGFTSGGVLTTPLADYASRFNQYSLFGQLNYDLTDRIELTAALRYDTIDGRQDDRAAGVVDTATFSRLQPKLSLSYRPTEALTLYGTYSQGFKSGAFNPVSAGPGFPRVVAPEVSKNYELGLRTSLFDRRVRANVAAFYTQHLNPQIFQLDPATFGQGSLNAKEARIKGFEFDVVARPTRFWDVNVAFGYVDAKIHDFDGVTNAYVGQQLPNAPKYTLNLGTGYRLPLKDDLSLRVRADYKLTGRESFQDFQLPTNPDLYLYQKAFGLLDGQVGLEADRWAVTVFGRNLLKRRYATSAFSRYIFSVALVPLGTDAVQPDPGRTFGVEARVRF encoded by the coding sequence ATGGAACGACGTGGAAACCACCGGCGCATCGTCGCCGCACTTCTGGCGACGGCGACCGTCGCGGCGCTGCCGTCGCCGGCCGCCGCCGCGCCGACGGCCGAGGACCGAACCGGCGCCGACAATGGCGAGATCGGGACGATCGTCGTCACCGCGCGGCGCCGCGAGGAGAATCTGCAGAACGTCCCCGACACCATCACCGCCTTCTCGCCGGCGGTGATCGAGGAGCGCCGGCTCGACACGATCGGCGACTTCCTGCAGCTCACGCCTAACGTCAACATCACCGCCGACCAGGACGCCGCGACCAACAACATCTCGATCCGCGGCCTGGGATCGAACCGCAACCAGGCGGCGGCGGTCGCCTTCTCGGTCGACGGGGTGATCCTGCCCGACGCCGACGCCTTCACCATGGACCTGAGCGACGTCGAGCGGCTCGAGGTGCTGAAGGGGCCGCAGGGCGCGCTCTACGGCAAGGGGGCGATCGCAGGCGCGATCAACATCACCACGCCGCGCCCGACCGACACGATCGAGGGCAAGGCCGAGATCGGCTATGAGAGCGGCGATATCTTCCGCGCCTTCGGCGCGATCGGCGGGCCGATCGCCGGCGACAAGATATTGGCGCGGCTCAGCGTCCTCTATCGCAACGGCGACGGGACGATCGACAACGACCTGACCGGCAAGCCCGCCAATCCGCAGGACCAGTTCCGCATCCGCGGCCGCGTGATCCTGCAGCCGAGCGAGGGGCTGGAGGTCGACCTGCGCGCCTCCTGGTATGACGAGAAGGCGGGCTCGGTCTATTTCAGCGGCTTCGACGTGCTGGGCACGACCGGCGGCGCGATCACCGAGGACATCGCCGGCCGCAACCCCAATTATGACGGCCCGTCGAGCACCCGGCGCAAGGTCACCGACCTGTCGATGCTGGTCAATCTCGACACCGCGATCGGCACGCTGACCGCGATCACCGCCTATGACGACATCAAGGTCGACTTCCACGAGGATATCGAGGTGTCGCCCCTGCCGCTGGTGCCCGACACCAACCAGCTCCGCCGGACCAAGGGCTTCAGCCAGGAGCTGCGCCTGACGTCCGCCGGGGACCAGCCGCTGCGCTACATCCTCGGCGGCTATTACCAGCGGACGACGCGCGCGATCCGCAACGTCGTCACGCTCGACCTCTGCCTGTTCGCCGGGACCTGCTTCGCGCCGGGCGGCGGCTTCACCTCGGGCGGGGTGCTGACGACGCCGCTCGCCGACTATGCCAGCCGCTTCAACCAATATTCGCTGTTCGGCCAGCTCAACTACGACCTGACCGACCGGATCGAGCTGACCGCCGCGCTGCGCTACGACACGATCGACGGACGGCAGGACGACAGGGCTGCCGGGGTCGTCGACACGGCGACCTTCTCGCGGCTCCAGCCCAAGCTCAGCCTGTCCTATCGCCCGACCGAGGCGCTCACCCTCTACGGAACCTATTCGCAGGGCTTCAAGAGCGGGGCGTTCAACCCGGTGTCGGCGGGCCCCGGCTTCCCGCGCGTCGTCGCGCCGGAGGTGTCGAAGAATTACGAACTGGGCCTGCGCACCAGCCTGTTCGACCGGCGGGTTCGCGCCAATGTCGCGGCCTTCTACACCCAGCATCTCAACCCGCAGATCTTCCAGCTCGACCCCGCGACCTTCGGGCAGGGATCGCTCAACGCGAAGGAGGCGCGGATCAAGGGCTTCGAATTCGACGTGGTCGCGCGGCCGACCCGCTTCTGGGACGTCAACGTCGCCTTCGGCTATGTCGACGCGAAGATCCACGACTTCGACGGCGTCACCAACGCCTATGTCGGGCAGCAGCTTCCCAACGCCCCGAAATACACCCTCAACCTCGGGACCGGCTACCGCCTCCCCCTAAAAGACGACTTAAGCCTGCGGGTGCGGGCCGACTACAAGCTGACCGGGCGCGAATCGTTCCAGGATTTCCAGTTGCCGACCAATCCCGACCTCTACCTGTACCAGAAGGCGTTCGGGCTGCTCGACGGGCAGGTCGGGCTGGAGGCCGACCGCTGGGCGGTGACCGTGTTCGGGCGCAACCTGCTCAAGCGGCGCTACGCGACCTCGGCCTTCTCGCGCTACATCTTCTCGGTGGCGCTGGTGCCGCTGGGCACCGACGCGGTCCAGCCCGATCCCGGCCGCACCTTCGGCGTCGAAGCGCGGGTGCGCTTCTGA